One region of Macadamia integrifolia cultivar HAES 741 chromosome 11, SCU_Mint_v3, whole genome shotgun sequence genomic DNA includes:
- the LOC122094430 gene encoding uncharacterized protein LOC122094430 codes for MAELHSCASLVNASALCARNRGCSLEFSAHPAPMGCDEQDVKGDKVNIVAEISAQLQRERQKNAELMERISLLQAQIQDREKASLLNTSQVDCLTATERSFKKFKRQKIENGEVGDAETAKSPNMGDSPCVPLEYSDQRDHLVNWMSMDEMQLLNVEKFKDIDLAVDCEDTDDSDDEDDEFYDEDNVDIDDKDMEINDKLDVANTLKMHFHEEGVDGGIHVPRTERLPGYPSKPTGLSVSQEINGNQDKGCVLPDSGTTFNKTKLKRHNRRENKKIKRYKASSEIHFSGSGQESRQKGYGNLSLHKKPPKVAFCPKEVKRIIESEALLLKNAQSHTIRKIIIFASLGIRHGSEDMYELDFNHFSILRKGEPFVSPKDPGEHVLYAHPGVRRKVFYPNRQNPILCPVQILEEEKVMRPSDPSCPSCLFLCIKYGGRTRNLPQNEYVRQRMGRNKLKSFGPLICQMAMLVNIRGGSFFFKALGITLLFMAGFPDDVVQRETKYRNLDLLQKYYRTDEDAEGEELFQPYPLSFDTSSLNSQQSAGKPVPTKPSSKKQTASVGKSRSSLRSSTLPPVPSSPLSPIPFGLMGYSSLQTHAMAAFTSMPSRALRDTPTSNPMISSSSPKVSYHANHTPTQYPMFPPHPTNPFMPITCWPHMNAVPSCPYPSTYGYRSFPPSTNYISLHTLPCYGLPSSIPFGSKVVEGTGKKDTTMEGAQRDSDSSSSSSKVKKASANCK; via the exons ATGGCAGAACTACATTCCTGTGCTAGCTTGGTTAATGCTTCTGCATTGTGTGCGAGAAACAGAGGGTGTTCCTTAGAGTTTTCTGCTCACCCAGCTCCAATGGGCTGTGACGAGCAGGATGTGAAAGGAGACAAAGTTAACATTGTTGCAGAGATTTCAGCCCAGTTGCAGAGAGAACGTCAGAAAAATGCAGAGCTTATGGAAAGAATATCTTTATTGCAAGCTCAGATACAAGATAGGGAGAAGGCCTCCCTCCTTAACACTTCTCAG gtTGATTGCCTCACTGCAACAGAGAGAAGTTTCAAGAAGTTTAAGCGGCAAAAGATAGAAAATGGTGAAGTTGGAGATGCAGAAACTGCAAAGAGTCCTAACATGGGTGACTCTCCATGTGTGCCCCTTGAATATTCCGATCAACGAGACCACCTAGTCAACTGGATGAGCATGGATGAGATGCAGCTTCTAAATGTTGAAAAATTTAAAGACATTGACCTGGCTGTAGATTGTGAAGATACagatgatagtgatgatgaggatgatgagttcTATGATGAGGACAATGTTGATATTGATGACAAGGATATGGAAATTAATGACAAATTAGATGTTGCCAACACTTTAAAAATGCATTTCCATGAAGAAGGTGTTGATGGGGGAATACATGTGCCACGCACAGAAAGACTCCCTGGTTATCCAAGCAAACCAACAGGTCTGAGTGTAAGCCAAGAAATAAATGGAAATCAAGACAAAGGTTGTGTGTTACCTGATTCAGGAACCACTTTTAACAAGACAAAACTTAAAAGGCACAACAggagagaaaacaaaaagattAAAAGATATAAAGCATCATCAGAGATCCACTTTTCTGGTTCTGGACAGGAGAGTAGGCAAAAAGGATATGGAAACCTCTCATTGCATAAGAAGCCCCCAAAGGTGGCTTTTTgtccaaaggaagtcaagagaaTAATAGAGTCAGAAGCACTTCTATTGAAAAATGCTCAGTCTCATACCATACGGAAGATCATCATCTTTGCTTCTCTTGGCATAAGGCATGGGAGTGAAGATATGTATGAATTAGACTTCAATCACTTTAGCATATTAAGGAAGGGAGAGCCATTTGTATCACCAAAAGATCCTGGG GAACATGTTTTATATGCGCATCCTGGAGTGAGGAGGAAGGTATTCTATCCAAATCGGCAGAATCCAATACTCTGTCCTGTTCAAATacttgaagaagagaaggttATGCGCCCATCCGACCCAAGCTGCCCATCATGCTTATTTTTGTGCATAAAATATGGAGGGAGGACACGTAATCTTCCACAAAATGA GTATGTCAGGCAGCGTATGGGAAGGAACAAACTGAAATCTTTTGGGCCACTTATCTGCCAGATGGCAATGCTGGTAAATATTCGCGgtggaagcttcttcttcaaggcctTGGGTATCACACTTTTGTTTATGGCTGGTTTTCCCGATGATGTTGTTCAAAGGGAGACCAAGTACAGGAACTTGGACCTGCTTCAGAAATATTACAG GACAGATGAAGATGCTGAAGGGGAGGAGTTGTTTCAACCTTATCCACTTTCTTTTGACACT TCTAGCCTCAATTCACAGCAGTCTGCTGGGAAACCAGTTCCGACGAAACCTAGCAGCAAGAAGCAAACAGCCTCAGTAGGCAAGTCCCGGAGTTCGCTGAGATCTTCAACCCTACCACCTGTTCCTTCTAGCCCTTTATCACCTATACCATTTGGGCTTATGGGGTATTCATCCCTCCAGACTCACGCAATGGCAGCTTTTACTTCGATGCCATCTCGTGCACTAAGAGATACTCCTACTTCAAACCCTATGATTTCTAGTTCCAGCCCCAAAGTCTCCTACCATGCAAATCACACACCAACTCAATATCCCATGTTCCCACCCCACCCAACAAACCCATTTATGCCAATTACATGTTGGCCTCATATGAATGCAGTTCCTTCTTGCCCTTACCCATCTACATATGGTTACCGATCTTTCCCTCCTTCCACGAATTACATCTCTCTTCATACACTGCCTTGTTATGGCCTCCCTTCCAGTATCCCCTTTGGCAGCAAAGTAGTTGAAGGCACTGGGAAGAAAGACACTACCATGGAGGGAGCTCAGAGGGACTCTGATAGCAGCTCAAGTAGTTCCAAAGTGAAAAAGGCATCAGCAAACTGTAAGTAA
- the LOC122094020 gene encoding calcium-dependent protein kinase 2-like: MGLCFSKDPKPRKPSANGYRSGGGGGGGGGGGVARHQQRPQPPVIHQPKAPPQQTHPVPEKRSAPSHPPAVSPYKQTSPYGLVHEPDTILGKPLEYLKSHYTLGKELGRGQFGVTYLCSENSTGHTYACKSISKRKLVSKNDKDDIKREIQIMQHLSGQPNIVEFKGSFEDRQSVHVVMELCAGGELFDRIIAKGHYSEKAAANTFRSIVNVVHVCHFMGVMHRDLKPENFLLSSKGEGAKLKATDFGLSVFIEEGRVYRDIVGSAYYVAPEVLRRSYGKEIDIWSAGVILYILLSGVPPFWAETEKEIFDAILKGDIDFDSAPWPSISSGGKDLIRRMLTQDPKKRITSAQILEHPWLREDGEAPDKPIDNAVLSRMKQFRAMNKLKKLALKVIAENLSEEEIKGLKAMFANMDTDKSGTITYEELKTGLARLGSKLSEAEVQQLMEAADVDGDGSIDYIEFITATMHRHKLERDEHLYKAFQYFDKDSSGFITRDELETAMKDYGMGDEDSIREIIQEVDTDNDGRINYEEFCTMMRSGMQQQPMKLH; encoded by the exons ATGGGTCTCTGTTTCAGCAAGGATCCAAAACCAAGAAAACCAAGTGCTAATGGGTACAGATCAGGCGGCggcggaggaggaggaggaggtggaggtgtGGCAAGGCATCAACAGAGACCTCAGCCTCCTGTGATTCATCAGCCTAAAGCTCCTCCCCAGCAAACCCACCCAGTACCGGAAAAGCGATCGGCACCATCACATCCTCCTGCCGTTTCCCCATATAAGCAAACTTCTCCTTATGGCCTTGTTCATGAGCCGGATACCATACTAGGAAAGCCACTTGAGTATTTGAAGTCCCACTACACTCTAGGCAAAGAACTGGGTAGAGGTCAGTTTGGTGTGACTTATCTCTGCTCAGAGAACTCGACTGGCCACACTTATGCCTGCAAGTCAATATCAAAGAGGAAGCTTGTTAGTAAGAATGATAAGGATGACATTAAAAGGGAGATTCAGATAATGCAACATTTATCTGGGCAGCCTAACATTGTGGAATTTAAGGGTTCTTTTGAGGATAGGCAATCGGTTCATGTGGTGATGGAGCTTTGCGCAGGTGGGGAGCTCTTCGATCGGATAATTGCGAAAGGGCACTACTCTGAGAAGGCAGCTGCTAATACATTTAGGTCCATTGTAAACGTTGTTCATGTCTGCCATTTCATGGGTGTGATGCATCGAGATCTGAAGCCTGAGAATTTCTTGCTTTCAAGTAAGGGCGAAGGAGCCAAGTTGAAGGCTACTGACTTTGGGTTGTCTGTCTTTATTGAGGAAG GTAGGGTGTATCGAGACATAGTAGGGAGTGCTTACTATGTTGCTCCTGAAGTTCTGCGGCGTAGTTATGGGAAGGAAATAGATATTTGGAGTGCAGGAGTTATCTTGTATATTCTACTAAGTGGTGTTCCTCCTTTCTGGGCTG AGACGGAGAAGGAAATATTTGATGCAATATTGAAAGGTGATATAGACTTTGACAGTGCCCCCTGGCCATCAATATCAAGCGGTGGCAAAGATCTGATTAGAAGGATGCTAACGCAAGACCCCAAAAAGCGGATTACTTCTGCACAAATTCTTg AGCACCCATGGCTGAGAGAAGATGGAGAAGCGCCTGATAAACCAATAGACAATGCAGTTCTCTCAAGGATGAAGCAATTCAGGGCAATGAATAAGCTCAAGAAGCTCGCACTAAAG GTGATTGCAGAAAATCTTTctgaagaagaaattaaagggCTGAAGGCAATGTTTGCAAACATGGACACAGACAAGAGTGGTACAATCACTTACGAAGAATTGAAGACAGGGTTGGCTCGACTTGGATCAAAGCTTTCAGAAGCCGAAGTTCAGCAACTAATGGAAGCT GCTGATGTCGATGGAGATGGTTCAATTGACTATATCGAATTCATCACGGCTACAATGCATAGACACAAGCTCGAACGGGATGAGCATCTATACAAAGCCTTCCAGTATTTTGATAAAGATAGTAGTGG GTTTATTACGAGAGATGAATTGGAAACAGCCATGAAGGACTACGGAATGGGTGATGAAGACAGCATCAGGGAAATAATACAGGAGGTGGACACTGATAAT GATGGTAGGATCAACTATGAGGAGTTCTGTACAATGATGAGAAGTGGGATGCAGCAGCAACCGATGAAACTTCACTAG